One Nocardioidaceae bacterium SCSIO 66511 genomic window carries:
- the nudC gene encoding NAD(+) diphosphatase translates to MPDQELFAFSHPHHDRRSDLRTDEQLARSWNDPQSTVLVVGRHRIATNGSGLLHSTPADAPDGERIYLGESDGRAWFAVVVDEVDETLAPRTLREAALDLSETEAGLAVHAVGIANWHQTHRFCARCGQPSNLASGGHVRICPSCGANHFPRTDPAVIMLITDDDDRALLGRHPAWPEGRYSTLAGFLEPGESLEDAVRREVGEETGIAVGDVTYAASQPWPFPSSLMVGFFGRARSHEVHPDGDEIEDARWFTRDEVTQMSRDGGLGLPGTLSISRWLIETWHGGLIVGAWS, encoded by the coding sequence GTGCCCGATCAAGAACTCTTCGCGTTCTCCCATCCGCACCATGACCGACGCTCGGATCTGCGCACCGACGAGCAGCTCGCCCGATCGTGGAATGACCCGCAGAGCACTGTGCTCGTGGTCGGCCGTCATCGCATCGCGACGAACGGCTCTGGCCTGCTCCACAGCACGCCGGCAGACGCACCCGACGGGGAGCGGATCTACCTCGGTGAGTCCGATGGTCGGGCGTGGTTCGCCGTGGTCGTCGACGAGGTCGACGAGACGCTGGCGCCGCGCACGCTTCGCGAGGCCGCACTCGACCTGTCCGAGACCGAGGCCGGACTCGCCGTCCACGCGGTCGGCATCGCGAACTGGCATCAGACGCACCGGTTCTGCGCTCGCTGCGGCCAGCCGTCGAACCTCGCGTCGGGCGGGCATGTCCGAATCTGCCCCTCCTGCGGGGCGAACCACTTCCCACGAACCGATCCCGCGGTGATCATGCTGATCACCGACGACGATGACCGCGCTCTGCTCGGACGCCATCCGGCTTGGCCCGAAGGGCGCTACTCCACGCTGGCCGGGTTCTTGGAGCCGGGGGAGTCGTTGGAGGACGCCGTACGCCGCGAGGTCGGCGAGGAGACCGGCATCGCGGTCGGCGACGTCACGTACGCCGCGAGCCAGCCGTGGCCGTTCCCGTCGAGCCTGATGGTCGGCTTCTTCGGCCGGGCGAGAAGCCACGAGGTACACCCCGACGGCGATGAGATCGAAGACGCACGGTGGTTCACCCGCGACGAGGTGACTCAGATGTCCAGGGACGGCGGACTCGGCCTTCCCGGCACCCTGTCGATTTCGCGTTGGCTGATCGAGACCTGGCACGGCGGGCTGATCGTCGGCGCGTGGTCCTGA